A window of the Chitinophagaceae bacterium genome harbors these coding sequences:
- a CDS encoding cytochrome c oxidase subunit II — protein MLTTIFILGILFTILIIFILAKISKVTDILKGTQNKDEKDTKSNKVNAFLMMLFLFLGIAFFAWYSFTHFKSYDLPLASAHGKETDFLFWSTIAIISVAFIITHIILFGFSWKYQYKKLYRAKYYPENHTLEFIWTIIPAIVLTFLIISGLDTWQKITGKAPEDAVEIEVMAYQFAWVSRYPGKDNQLGKYHFRLTDSENRMGIDFSDKASYDDFIPREIHIPKGKNVKFNVRSRDVIHSFYLPHFRAQINAVPGLPTTFWLLPTKSTEDMRKETGNPEFNYELVCNKICGKGHFSMKYIVIVDEPKEYEKWLLEQTPWIEKNPSYVSQRITK, from the coding sequence ATGCTTACAACTATTTTTATTCTAGGGATTCTGTTTACAATACTTATTATTTTCATATTAGCAAAAATAAGTAAAGTTACAGATATTTTAAAAGGAACACAAAATAAAGATGAAAAAGATACTAAAAGCAATAAAGTAAATGCTTTTTTAATGATGCTATTTCTTTTTTTAGGAATCGCATTTTTTGCTTGGTATTCTTTTACACATTTTAAGAGTTACGACCTTCCTCTTGCATCGGCGCATGGGAAAGAGACAGATTTTTTATTTTGGTCTACTATTGCTATTATTAGTGTAGCTTTTATTATTACTCATATAATCTTATTTGGATTTTCTTGGAAATACCAATATAAAAAATTGTATAGAGCAAAATATTACCCAGAAAATCATACATTAGAATTTATATGGACTATCATTCCTGCTATAGTGCTTACTTTTTTAATCATTAGTGGATTGGATACATGGCAAAAGATAACAGGAAAAGCACCGGAAGATGCTGTAGAAATAGAAGTGATGGCATATCAATTTGCATGGGTTTCTCGTTATCCAGGAAAAGACAATCAATTAGGAAAATACCATTTTCGGTTAACAGATTCTGAAAATAGAATGGGAATAGATTTTAGTGATAAAGCATCGTATGATGATTTTATTCCACGAGAAATACATATTCCCAAAGGAAAAAACGTGAAATTTAATGTAAGATCAAGAGACGTTATACATAGTTTTTATCTCCCACATTTCAGAGCACAAATAAATGCTGTTCCTGGACTCCCTACTACTTTTTGGTTATTACCTACGAAATCTACCGAAGATATGAGAAAAGAAACAGGTAACCCTGAATTTAATTACGAACTAGTATGTAATAAAATTTGTGGTAAAGGTCATTTTTCTATGAAATATATTGTAATAGTAGATGAGCCAAAAGAATATGAAAAATGGCTTTTGGAACAAACCCCATGGATTGAAAAAAATCCAAGCTATGTATCCCAAAGAATAACAAAATAA
- the dapF gene encoding diaminopimelate epimerase codes for MSTSIHFVKYQATGNDFILIDNRNDSLQLNIDDIKKITHRKLGIGADGILLLQNHTTYDFEVIYYNPDGSKSFCANGTTCMVGFSHHLKIIGTHTKFLAYDGAHQAYIQNHKIHLALKNIKKETIKKIGTDFFINTGSPHYVKFVENIHNYNVVEEGKIIRYSHIFGNIGTNVNFVEYINQKEIFVRTFEKGVENETLSCGTGAVASALIVSESKNIESPLQIITKGGSIEVEFIKKKNEYTNIYITNTTNKIFEGIISLNMV; via the coding sequence ATGAGTACCTCTATTCATTTTGTAAAATATCAAGCAACGGGAAATGACTTTATTCTCATAGATAACAGAAATGATAGCTTACAACTGAATATAGATGACATAAAAAAAATAACCCATAGAAAATTAGGAATAGGAGCTGATGGAATTCTACTACTTCAAAACCATACAACATACGATTTCGAAGTAATATATTATAATCCCGATGGAAGTAAAAGTTTTTGTGCTAACGGAACCACATGCATGGTAGGATTTTCTCACCATCTCAAAATTATTGGAACTCACACAAAATTTCTTGCTTACGACGGAGCGCATCAAGCATATATTCAAAATCATAAAATACACCTTGCTCTCAAAAATATAAAAAAAGAAACTATAAAAAAAATAGGAACTGATTTTTTTATAAATACAGGTAGCCCACATTATGTGAAATTTGTAGAAAATATTCATAATTATAATGTAGTAGAAGAAGGAAAAATTATAAGATATTCTCACATATTTGGAAATATAGGAACAAATGTAAATTTTGTAGAATATATAAATCAAAAAGAAATATTTGTAAGAACTTTTGAAAAAGGAGTAGAAAATGAAACTCTTTCATGCGGAACAGGGGCAGTAGCTTCTGCACTAATAGTTTCAGAATCTAAAAATATAGAAAGTCCTCTACAAATAATTACAAAAGGGGGAAGCATAGAAGTAGAATTTATTAAAAAAAAAAACGAATACACGAATATTTATATAACAAATACAACAAATAAAATTTTTGAAGGGATAATATCTCTCAATATGGTTTAA
- a CDS encoding quinol:cytochrome C oxidoreductase, producing the protein MTEKLIEKSYIFTTLTKKRLLIVGIIGVVLSLLGILLIVNSGHNEIHSANVSEGEHSVFHWTQRLFANLWINNVFFTGLSLIGVFFVAIQYAAQAGWSAGIKRIPEAFGYWLPIAGVLTLVIFLVAKHDLFHWTHESLYDKSSSEYDSIIDGKKAFLNIPFYLTRIVVFFSVWFFLFWVIRKHSLAEDIDGGHIYWKKIRVLSTIFLVFFAVSSSISAWDWILSIDTHWFSTMIGWYVFASWWVSGLALITYIVASLKDRGYLNIINENHLHDLGKFVWGFSIFWTYIWFSQFLLIYYAHIPEETIYFLQRWKSDHYAPIFFINLIVNFFLPFLILMPRDAKRYTRTLKLVCPIVILGHWLDFYLMVTPGTLKENGGIGFLEIGLLCVYFAAFLYVILSHLAKVPLVAKNHPLLEESLHHHI; encoded by the coding sequence ATGACAGAAAAGTTGATAGAAAAATCGTATATATTTACAACACTTACAAAAAAACGCTTACTTATAGTAGGCATTATAGGAGTAGTTTTATCTCTTTTAGGAATATTGTTGATTGTGAATTCAGGACATAATGAGATTCACAGTGCAAATGTTTCAGAAGGAGAGCACAGTGTATTTCATTGGACACAAAGATTGTTCGCTAATTTATGGATAAACAATGTGTTTTTTACAGGATTATCTCTCATAGGGGTATTTTTTGTAGCAATACAGTACGCTGCTCAAGCGGGTTGGTCAGCAGGAATAAAAAGAATACCAGAAGCATTTGGGTATTGGTTACCTATAGCAGGAGTATTGACCTTAGTAATATTTTTAGTAGCAAAACATGACTTATTTCATTGGACTCACGAATCTTTATATGATAAAAGCAGTTCTGAATACGATTCTATTATAGATGGGAAAAAAGCATTTTTAAATATTCCATTTTATCTTACCAGAATAGTAGTATTTTTTTCGGTATGGTTTTTTCTATTTTGGGTTATAAGGAAACATTCTTTAGCAGAAGATATTGATGGAGGACATATATATTGGAAAAAAATACGAGTGTTATCTACCATATTTTTAGTGTTTTTTGCAGTATCATCATCTATATCCGCATGGGATTGGATATTATCAATAGACACGCATTGGTTTAGTACCATGATAGGATGGTATGTCTTTGCTAGTTGGTGGGTATCGGGATTAGCACTCATTACTTACATAGTTGCTTCATTGAAAGACAGGGGCTATTTAAATATAATAAATGAAAACCATTTACATGATTTAGGAAAATTCGTATGGGGATTCAGTATTTTTTGGACTTATATATGGTTTTCTCAATTTTTATTGATTTATTATGCACATATTCCTGAGGAAACTATCTATTTTTTACAAAGATGGAAGAGCGATCATTACGCACCAATATTTTTTATAAATCTTATCGTTAATTTCTTTTTACCTTTTTTAATACTGATGCCTAGGGATGCTAAACGATATACTCGTACTTTAAAACTAGTGTGTCCAATAGTAATATTAGGGCATTGGTTAGATTTCTATCTTATGGTAACACCAGGGACTCTTAAGGAGAATGGAGGGATAGGATTTTTAGAAATAGGTCTTTTATGTGTGTATTTTGCGGCATTTTTATATGTTATTTTATCGCATTTAGCCAAAGTACCACTTGTCGCCAAAAATCACCCATTGTTAGAAGAAAGTTTACACCATCATATTTAA
- the rpsP gene encoding 30S ribosomal protein S16 yields the protein MVKIRLARRGRRNLAMFDIVVANSNSPQQGKFIEKIGTYNPNTNPATIVINEEKALKWLSNGAQPTETIRAILSYKGILYKRHLQIGVDKKAITQENADAKYIEWKNKKDEKIASKIASIRNKKEIKKKQTIEIETKKKLTRIETIKQKNTPKQ from the coding sequence ATGGTAAAAATTAGACTAGCAAGAAGAGGACGTAGAAATTTAGCAATGTTCGACATAGTAGTAGCAAATTCAAATTCTCCCCAACAAGGAAAATTTATAGAAAAAATAGGAACATACAATCCTAATACAAACCCAGCCACTATTGTTATAAATGAAGAAAAAGCACTCAAATGGTTATCAAACGGAGCACAGCCCACAGAAACCATCAGAGCAATACTATCTTATAAAGGAATCCTTTATAAAAGACATCTTCAAATCGGAGTAGATAAAAAAGCTATAACACAAGAAAATGCAGACGCTAAATACATAGAGTGGAAAAATAAAAAAGATGAAAAAATAGCATCTAAAATAGCATCTATCCGAAATAAAAAAGAAATCAAAAAAAAACAAACCATAGAAATAGAAACTAAAAAGAAACTCACACGAATAGAAACAATAAAACAAAAAAATACCCCAAAACAATAA
- the trmD gene encoding tRNA (guanosine(37)-N1)-methyltransferase TrmD — protein MKRFDIITVLPDIVKNFFEHSILKRAIQKKIIEVNIHNLREFSTNKHKTVDDYVYGGASGMVLQVEPIDRCIHFLKEKNHCDEIIYTSPDGELLNQKIANDLSLKNNIVILCGHYKGVDERVREHLITREISIGNYVLSGGELPSLVLCDSIIRLIPGVINDETSALTDSFQNNMIAPPIYTRPAEYKNWKVPKELLSGNKKIIDEWNHQQRIIKTKEKRPELLYSH, from the coding sequence ATGAAAAGATTTGATATAATAACAGTACTACCAGATATTGTAAAAAATTTTTTTGAACACAGTATCTTGAAAAGAGCAATCCAAAAAAAAATTATAGAAGTTAATATCCATAATTTAAGAGAATTTAGCACAAATAAACACAAAACAGTTGATGACTATGTATACGGAGGAGCATCAGGAATGGTTCTACAAGTAGAACCTATAGATAGATGTATTCATTTTTTAAAGGAAAAAAATCACTGCGATGAAATAATATACACCTCACCCGATGGAGAATTGCTAAACCAAAAAATAGCAAACGACCTCTCTCTAAAAAATAATATTGTTATACTATGCGGACACTATAAAGGAGTAGACGAAAGAGTACGTGAACATCTCATCACAAGAGAAATAAGTATAGGAAATTATGTTTTATCAGGCGGAGAACTACCATCTCTTGTTTTGTGTGATAGTATTATACGGCTTATCCCCGGTGTAATAAACGATGAAACCTCTGCTCTCACAGATTCCTTTCAAAATAACATGATAGCACCCCCAATATACACAAGACCCGCAGAATATAAAAACTGGAAAGTCCCCAAAGAACTCCTCTCAGGAAATAAAAAAATTATTGACGAATGGAACCACCAACAAAGAATTATAAAAACAAAAGAAAAAAGACCAGAATTACTCTATTCTCACTAA
- a CDS encoding aminotransferase class I/II-fold pyridoxal phosphate-dependent enzyme produces the protein MLHTKIISNRQVIINDKKYLYFASNSYLGLSTNPQFLRILVKGVQKYGSQIGISRKSNFKVSLYQEVEDYLKRWLRVEDAVVVSSGTVAGQIMTKIVIENGYDLYYAEDAHPSLWYNRKHFIENSFLMSPSKIIQLMKDYRTQKIAIAVNSTDPLHAKIINFDWLKNIPRSKDLLLIIDDSHGIGINGEEGEGLITYIRSINPSIKIAMVASMGKALGCQAGIIAGNKDILEYIKKSSHFISASPPAPSYMYAFLHSEQMRKKQINKLKTLKNSFNSDFIQKLTVTSEHTPIFCFKEPDNDLYEYLYSKKVIISHFPYPHSYSKSITRIIINANFNTEDILNLVKRISTYYKKKKITEIKSIRTRKPRTRKIK, from the coding sequence ATGCTCCATACAAAAATAATATCTAATAGACAGGTAATAATAAACGACAAAAAGTATTTATATTTTGCCAGCAACTCTTATTTAGGGTTATCAACAAACCCTCAATTTTTAAGGATACTAGTAAAAGGAGTTCAAAAATATGGTAGTCAAATAGGTATTTCTAGAAAATCGAATTTCAAAGTATCTCTATACCAAGAAGTAGAAGATTATCTCAAACGTTGGCTAAGAGTAGAAGATGCTGTTGTAGTATCATCAGGTACCGTAGCTGGACAAATAATGACAAAAATTGTGATAGAAAATGGATATGATTTGTATTATGCAGAAGATGCACATCCCTCATTATGGTATAATAGAAAGCACTTTATAGAAAATTCATTTTTAATGAGTCCTTCTAAAATAATCCAACTTATGAAGGATTATAGAACTCAAAAAATAGCAATAGCTGTAAATTCAACAGATCCATTACATGCAAAAATAATAAATTTTGATTGGCTAAAAAACATACCTCGGTCTAAAGATTTATTACTTATAATAGATGATTCGCATGGAATAGGAATAAATGGAGAAGAAGGCGAAGGACTTATAACGTATATCCGTTCTATTAACCCCTCCATAAAAATAGCAATGGTTGCTTCTATGGGAAAAGCTCTCGGCTGTCAAGCAGGTATTATAGCAGGTAATAAAGATATATTAGAATATATAAAAAAATCTTCTCATTTTATATCCGCATCCCCCCCTGCTCCTTCTTACATGTATGCCTTTCTTCACTCAGAGCAGATGAGAAAAAAACAAATTAATAAGTTGAAAACCCTAAAAAATTCTTTTAATTCTGATTTTATACAAAAACTGACGGTTACCTCCGAACATACTCCTATATTTTGTTTCAAAGAACCCGATAACGATCTGTATGAATATCTATATTCTAAAAAAGTAATTATTTCCCATTTTCCTTATCCGCACTCATATAGCAAAAGTATTACCCGTATCATTATAAATGCAAATTTTAATACAGAAGATATTCTTAACCTCGTGAAAAGAATCAGTACGTATTATAAAAAGAAAAAAATTACGGAAATAAAAAGCATAAGAACAAGAAAACCAAGAACACGTAAAATCAAGTAA
- a CDS encoding insulinase family protein, with product MNKKIIMCRNMKILGITLILFTSLHLFGYTNITIPIDPNVKIGTLKNGLTYYIRENKKPEKRAELRLVVNIGSVSEDPNQLGLAHFTEHMAFNGTKNFKKNEIVNYLQSIGVEFGADLNAYTSFDETVYMIPIPTDDEKIVDKGLQILKEWASLVTFDPIELEKERGVVIEEWRLGRGADQRMLDKYLPVIYKGSRYAERLPIGKKEILESFSLETIKKFYKDWYRPDLMAVIVVGDISSSIIEEKIKQTFENIPVSQPLRKKEIYSVPDHQETYVSIVTDKEASYNSVDLLYKFPVEPFLNETDYKNFLKKRMFSEMFNIRLNEKVRTSNPPYIGAFNSFGSSWVRTKDAFLIGAYTNEKGIREAGLAILYEIERVKKYGFSDGELKRLKFDLLKQYESSYKEKDKTESHKYVSEYINHFLKQEPIPGIEWEYNFLKQNIDSITLSEVNTTSRYMTNENRVVIIASVDKNEITLPSETDVIETLNNVSRWNISPYEDKQFNSRLIPILPTPGNIISETKNELLGTTKLVLSNGCIVFLKPTNFKNDEIVMNTWSPGGTSLASDEDYFSAQNAVSIIQESGVGEFSVNDLQKILSGKKVTVSPYIRELSEGIQGNTDKESMETFFQLLYLYATDPKKDEDVFRGFITNQKGFLPSLTANPEYYFLDQSRRFLNNNHFRKGVFPTVSDLDKVSLDKSFAFYKERYADFSDFAFWFVGSFQIEEIKPFINQYIASLPSIKRAETWKDIGARPPKAPSEKEFKKGIDPKSQVILQWETEAPYNKEEAYYLSCLGEVLSIKLIEILREEKGGVYGVGAYGNGSLLPYNAYTFSVKFPCGPQNVNNLITATMEEIKKIQTKGVTPEDLNKIKEAQKRNFEIEVQENSFWIDALRTSYYEKRNPDDILKTIDNINALKSEYIQKVAQKYVSLNKVIKVILNPEK from the coding sequence ATGAATAAAAAAATAATAATGTGTCGGAATATGAAAATACTAGGGATAACACTGATTCTATTCACTTCTTTGCATTTGTTTGGATATACAAATATCACAATACCTATAGATCCAAATGTGAAAATAGGTACCCTCAAAAATGGGCTTACTTATTATATTCGTGAGAATAAAAAGCCCGAAAAGAGAGCAGAGCTAAGACTGGTAGTGAATATAGGATCTGTTTCAGAAGACCCTAATCAGTTAGGTTTAGCACATTTTACAGAACACATGGCTTTTAATGGAACCAAAAATTTCAAAAAAAACGAAATTGTAAATTATTTACAATCTATCGGTGTAGAATTTGGTGCAGATCTCAATGCCTATACTTCATTTGATGAAACAGTATACATGATACCTATTCCAACTGATGATGAAAAAATAGTAGATAAAGGACTACAAATTTTAAAAGAATGGGCTTCTCTGGTCACTTTTGACCCAATAGAATTAGAAAAAGAAAGAGGAGTAGTAATAGAAGAATGGCGTTTAGGAAGAGGAGCAGACCAAAGAATGTTAGACAAATATCTTCCTGTTATCTATAAAGGATCTCGATATGCAGAAAGGTTACCTATTGGAAAAAAAGAAATACTAGAATCATTTTCATTGGAAACAATAAAAAAATTCTATAAAGATTGGTATCGACCAGATTTGATGGCTGTTATCGTAGTAGGAGATATTTCATCTTCTATTATAGAAGAAAAAATTAAACAGACATTTGAAAATATTCCCGTATCACAACCTCTCCGAAAAAAAGAAATATATTCTGTTCCTGACCATCAAGAAACATACGTATCTATAGTGACAGACAAAGAAGCATCTTATAATAGTGTAGATTTATTATATAAGTTCCCCGTAGAACCTTTTTTAAATGAAACCGATTATAAAAACTTTCTAAAAAAAAGAATGTTTTCAGAGATGTTTAATATTCGTTTGAATGAAAAAGTAAGAACCTCTAACCCTCCCTACATAGGTGCTTTTAATAGTTTTGGAAGTAGCTGGGTAAGAACAAAAGATGCCTTTCTTATAGGAGCATATACAAATGAAAAAGGTATACGAGAAGCAGGACTTGCGATTCTCTATGAAATAGAAAGAGTAAAAAAATATGGATTCTCCGATGGGGAGCTGAAAAGATTAAAATTTGACCTTCTCAAACAATACGAGTCTTCTTATAAAGAAAAAGATAAAACAGAATCTCACAAATATGTTTCCGAATATATAAATCATTTTTTGAAACAAGAACCTATTCCAGGTATAGAATGGGAATATAATTTTCTTAAGCAAAATATTGATTCTATAACCTTATCCGAAGTGAATACTACTTCACGCTACATGACAAATGAAAATAGAGTCGTTATAATTGCTTCTGTGGATAAAAATGAAATTACCTTACCCAGTGAAACAGATGTTATAGAAACACTTAACAATGTTTCTAGATGGAACATATCTCCTTATGAAGATAAACAATTTAATTCTCGTTTGATTCCAATTTTACCAACACCAGGAAATATTATATCTGAGACAAAAAATGAATTATTAGGGACAACAAAATTAGTGCTTTCCAATGGATGTATCGTATTTTTGAAACCTACTAATTTCAAAAATGATGAAATTGTTATGAATACATGGAGTCCAGGTGGAACTAGCTTGGCTTCAGACGAAGATTACTTTTCCGCTCAAAATGCAGTGAGTATTATTCAAGAATCCGGAGTAGGAGAATTTAGTGTAAATGATTTGCAAAAAATTCTATCAGGTAAAAAAGTAACCGTTTCCCCTTATATAAGAGAATTGAGTGAAGGAATACAAGGAAATACAGATAAAGAAAGCATGGAAACTTTTTTTCAACTTCTGTATTTATATGCCACGGATCCTAAAAAAGATGAAGATGTTTTCAGAGGATTTATAACCAACCAAAAAGGATTTCTCCCTTCTTTAACAGCAAATCCCGAATATTATTTTCTTGACCAATCTCGTAGATTTTTAAACAACAACCATTTTAGAAAAGGGGTTTTTCCTACTGTATCGGATTTAGATAAAGTGAGTTTAGACAAATCTTTTGCTTTTTATAAAGAAAGATATGCAGATTTTAGTGATTTTGCTTTTTGGTTTGTAGGAAGTTTTCAAATAGAAGAGATAAAACCATTTATTAATCAATACATTGCTTCTTTACCAAGTATAAAGAGAGCAGAAACATGGAAAGACATTGGAGCAAGACCTCCTAAAGCTCCCTCAGAAAAAGAATTTAAAAAAGGAATAGATCCAAAAAGTCAAGTTATCCTTCAATGGGAAACAGAAGCGCCTTATAATAAAGAAGAAGCGTATTATTTGTCTTGTTTAGGAGAAGTATTGAGTATCAAACTAATAGAAATTTTAAGAGAAGAGAAAGGGGGGGTTTATGGAGTAGGTGCTTATGGAAACGGGTCTTTGCTTCCATACAATGCTTATACTTTTTCTGTCAAATTTCCATGCGGACCACAAAATGTAAATAATCTTATTACAGCGACTATGGAAGAAATAAAAAAAATACAAACAAAAGGTGTTACACCTGAGGATTTAAATAAAATAAAAGAAGCACAAAAAAGAAATTTTGAAATAGAAGTTCAAGAAAATTCTTTTTGGATTGATGCTTTGCGTACTTCTTATTATGAAAAAAGAAATCCTGATGATATTTTAAAAACAATAGACAATATAAATGCTCTCAAAAGCGAATATATTCAAAAAGTTGCTCAAAAATATGTATCCCTCAACAAAGTAATAAAAGTTATTCTTAATCCCGAAAAATAA
- a CDS encoding T9SS type A sorting domain-containing protein, producing MKYLYVIMLILNNIQTKAQESLTWNRDISCIFYSHCTNCHNSKGLAFDLTTYDKVNIWKNRIKETVSNKTMPPWPPNPLYKNLAHERNLTNIEIESIIQWINNGLPEGNEPQIAVPISVTSNQILNPDLLLKMPKYQVPKIEDDLYRCFIVSEKITNQAFIKSIEVIPGNRNIVHHVLIYEDTSDEPLRLDAIDTLPGYTNFGGIGSNTAKLIGGWVPGSSSYSTPIGMGIQIDMGARIIIQVHYPKEGSQQYDSTKVNIKFSTESNIRNITIQPILNHITNINPSLTIEPNTVKTFYEKQTIPTFLGDITFVSIAPHAHLLCKSMRAYAITPKKDTIRFIDIPNWDFHWQGFYDFKKPVVVPAGSTLYGEATYDNTIHNHHNPSNPPRLVNVGESTTDEMMVFFFAATPYKTGDENITIDENTHLPHYQNCSYNQPVITSNNKYLTHHLFKIYPNPTHEFLHYETKQKNIDINLYNNAGNKILEMKNAPSFTKIPLANLPSGLYIFEAVKENIILEKTTFVIE from the coding sequence ATGAAATATTTATATGTAATAATGCTTATCCTTAATAATATACAAACAAAAGCACAAGAGTCCCTTACTTGGAATCGTGATATCTCCTGTATATTTTATTCCCACTGTACCAATTGTCATAATTCAAAAGGATTAGCTTTTGATCTCACAACCTATGATAAAGTAAATATTTGGAAAAACCGTATAAAAGAAACCGTAAGTAATAAAACAATGCCCCCATGGCCACCAAATCCTCTTTATAAAAACTTAGCCCACGAAAGAAACCTAACAAATATCGAAATAGAAAGTATTATTCAATGGATAAATAATGGGTTACCCGAAGGAAATGAACCACAAATCGCAGTACCCATTTCCGTTACCTCCAATCAAATATTGAATCCAGATCTATTACTTAAAATGCCCAAATACCAAGTCCCTAAAATAGAAGACGATCTCTATAGGTGTTTTATTGTAAGTGAAAAAATTACCAATCAAGCATTTATAAAAAGTATAGAAGTTATACCAGGTAATAGAAACATAGTACATCATGTACTTATATATGAAGACACCAGCGATGAACCCCTTAGATTAGATGCAATAGATACTCTACCAGGGTATACAAATTTTGGAGGAATTGGAAGTAATACCGCAAAACTTATTGGTGGATGGGTTCCTGGTAGTTCCTCATATTCTACCCCTATCGGAATGGGAATACAAATAGATATGGGGGCAAGAATAATTATTCAAGTTCATTATCCTAAAGAAGGATCTCAACAATATGATTCTACAAAAGTAAATATAAAATTTTCTACAGAATCAAACATCAGAAATATTACTATACAACCAATTCTGAATCATATAACAAATATCAATCCTTCTCTTACAATAGAACCAAATACAGTAAAAACTTTTTATGAAAAACAAACAATACCTACTTTTTTAGGAGATATTACCTTTGTGAGCATCGCTCCCCATGCACATCTTCTATGTAAAAGTATGAGAGCATATGCAATAACTCCTAAAAAAGACACCATTCGCTTCATAGATATTCCTAATTGGGATTTCCATTGGCAAGGTTTTTATGACTTTAAAAAACCTGTTGTAGTTCCAGCTGGCAGTACTCTTTATGGAGAAGCAACTTATGACAATACTATTCATAATCATCATAATCCAAGTAATCCACCACGATTAGTTAATGTAGGCGAATCAACAACAGATGAAATGATGGTGTTTTTTTTCGCAGCCACCCCTTATAAAACTGGGGATGAAAATATAACTATTGATGAAAATACCCATCTACCACACTACCAAAATTGCTCGTATAACCAACCTGTTATCACAAGTAATAATAAATATTTAACACATCATCTATTTAAAATCTATCCCAATCCTACCCATGAATTTTTGCACTACGAAACAAAACAAAAAAATATAGATATCAATCTCTATAACAATGCAGGAAACAAAATATTAGAAATGAAAAATGCCCCCTCATTTACAAAAATTCCACTTGCGAATCTTCCTTCAGGCTTATATATATTCGAAGCCGTAAAAGAAAATATAATATTGGAAAAAACAACCTTTGTAATAGAGTAG
- the rplS gene encoding 50S ribosomal protein L19, translating to MKNKLIDIVEESYRENVTNKKYPLFKAGDTINVNLKITEGAKERIQSFQGIVIQRKNTGTNGETFTVRKIASGVGVERIFPIISPFIEGIELVRKGNVRRARIYYLRGKMGKASKIKEKISTKTKNINK from the coding sequence ATGAAAAACAAACTTATAGATATAGTAGAAGAATCCTATCGTGAAAATGTTACCAATAAAAAATACCCTCTTTTTAAAGCAGGTGATACTATAAACGTAAACCTAAAAATAACAGAAGGAGCAAAAGAACGTATCCAATCTTTTCAAGGAATCGTCATACAAAGAAAAAACACAGGGACAAACGGCGAAACATTCACAGTAAGAAAAATAGCAAGTGGCGTAGGAGTAGAAAGAATATTTCCTATAATATCACCTTTTATTGAAGGAATAGAACTTGTCAGAAAAGGAAACGTAAGAAGAGCAAGAATATATTATTTACGTGGAAAAATGGGAAAAGCATCTAAAATAAAAGAAAAAATATCCACAAAAACAAAAAATATAAATAAATAG
- the rimM gene encoding ribosome maturation factor RimM (Essential for efficient processing of 16S rRNA): protein MMIGYTKIGTIKKIHGTDGKIILHPDYHNNYSFEKTKSVFIKNNSEYIPFFITYSKISQNKIFLKFEEVNTPKEAHTLLNKEIWAIPSDKETEKKIEFQKSIHKIINFHVVDNNIHIGTVTNIYPLKNNPLIGVTKEHKEILIPYTKEIIQTIDITNKIINSHIPDGLLNI from the coding sequence ATGATGATAGGGTATACAAAAATAGGAACTATAAAAAAAATACACGGTACCGACGGAAAAATAATACTGCACCCAGATTATCACAATAATTACTCTTTTGAAAAAACAAAATCTGTATTTATAAAAAATAATTCCGAATATATACCTTTTTTTATCACCTATTCCAAAATATCTCAAAATAAAATATTCCTAAAGTTTGAAGAAGTCAATACTCCAAAAGAAGCTCATACCCTCTTAAACAAAGAAATATGGGCTATCCCATCCGATAAAGAAACAGAAAAAAAAATAGAATTTCAAAAATCTATCCATAAAATTATAAATTTCCATGTCGTAGACAACAATATTCATATAGGAACCGTAACAAACATATACCCATTAAAAAATAATCCACTTATAGGGGTTACCAAAGAACATAAAGAAATACTTATACCTTATACAAAAGAAATAATACAAACAATAGATATAACAAATAAAATAATAAATTCTCACATACCCGACGGATTACTCAATATATGA